The following coding sequences lie in one Alicyclobacillus curvatus genomic window:
- a CDS encoding VWA domain-containing protein: protein MGETQENRDKGTIRQLLLVTDGCSNLGGDPVEVARQARSQQIVVNVIGIVDGGELGRPGKEEILSISDAGGGMCRVVQLNDLSATAQMVTHQTMQMTLQQVVNQELMQVMGKTTEDLAPDERARVARVVNQLEEELRLELVVAVDTSASMKDKMQMVREAIRDLSLSLEARQGETRVAVIAFPGPGGEETHVIQPFTDSIDFSALDKMLAARGGTPTAPALKEALRLFASLRAETKRAERTETRRSSSEARLPSTEAPSPSTEVILPEGLTSADEDELPTHRWDGTSGGH from the coding sequence TTGGGAGAAACCCAGGAAAATCGAGACAAGGGAACAATTCGGCAGTTGCTGCTGGTCACAGATGGATGTTCAAACCTTGGCGGTGACCCCGTAGAGGTTGCTCGGCAAGCGCGAAGTCAGCAAATTGTGGTCAACGTCATCGGTATTGTGGACGGGGGAGAACTAGGTCGTCCTGGCAAAGAAGAGATTCTTTCGATTTCAGATGCTGGCGGGGGGATGTGCAGGGTTGTTCAATTAAATGACCTGTCTGCCACCGCACAGATGGTGACCCATCAGACGATGCAAATGACACTTCAACAAGTTGTCAATCAAGAATTAATGCAAGTTATGGGAAAAACCACGGAAGACTTGGCCCCAGATGAACGTGCCCGAGTGGCCCGAGTTGTGAATCAACTTGAAGAAGAGTTGAGGCTTGAACTGGTTGTCGCTGTTGATACGAGTGCAAGTATGAAAGATAAGATGCAGATGGTCCGTGAAGCCATTCGAGACCTTTCATTGTCGCTCGAAGCCCGTCAAGGAGAGACGCGTGTCGCTGTCATTGCATTTCCGGGGCCGGGTGGCGAAGAAACGCATGTGATTCAGCCTTTTACAGACAGTATTGATTTTTCGGCTCTTGACAAAATGTTAGCAGCGCGTGGAGGTACACCAACTGCACCCGCGCTCAAAGAAGCACTGAGGCTGTTTGCTTCCCTTCGTGCAGAAACAAAGCGTGCAGAACGTACGGAAACGAGACGGTCGAGTTCTGAAGCGAGATTGCCAAGTACCGAAGCACCGTCGCCAAGCACCGAAGTGATACTCCCCGAGGGTTTAACGTCGGCGGACGAAGATGAGCTGCCAACGCATCGCTGGGATGGAACATCCGGAGGACACTGA
- the spoIIE gene encoding stage II sporulation protein E — translation MGNQAAASGTVVSTMSKVRKAKLRTFRAKLMILARELVLVAVAVLLGKANIGHEIAPFAFAFFVVVTEAGGKRQKTLAFAAVIGAFWRGGITAAATTLIAFLLYRGIRLLFSGKRQLDIHFIPFVAGVIDIAVRLAVIGTVWTRYDILMSLSDGALVIILALVFIQSLPLLMGHERPRTLRPEELMSLTILVGSVISGLNGLYVHQVSVMSVVVDWVILVLASAGGPGVGAAAAITVGILSVLARGETLAEVAVLGFAGLLSGVMKEGRRVWMGLAFLLSVVLLSAGVQTNWTTAWPVWAAALAGAAFFVATPRSLRTELAAYMPGTVEHQVSEQARVRRIRSLLSERMQDLGLVFNELSRTYAEGADSPLVSAQQLLDHTVASTATSVCQGCARRVKCWEKEGYSTYQAVTHTIERFEASPSGNVLPSPDLKERCIRIDAMMNTLRHQLEITDRDAKWMEKLREQNDLVSAQLTGVAHVIESVAREIDRGNSRSLAGEEQILSALEQLGLYVDHVHIVSLEPGKVEIEITQPSIGAYENSVRMIAPLLSGIVGETISVRQVDNPEHGGPCVSVFTSARAYEVSTAVATAARDGKTVSGDSYSAVDLGNGRFSVVVSDGMGNGERARRESKAAVELLKQLLKAGFDEKLAIQTVNSTLLLRSRDEMFTTLDMALIDLYSAETQLLKVGSAPSYIKRGKSVRAISGASIPIGILRDIEVHAIEEQFHDGDLLILMSDGVYDAPNQLYDKDDWLRRQISRMETDDPQSIADTLLEAAVRLNHGEIHDDMTVLVARIAAKKPEWASIKLPGVTGLRHRSKGA, via the coding sequence ATGGGAAACCAAGCTGCAGCTTCAGGAACAGTCGTCTCGACAATGTCTAAGGTCCGTAAGGCAAAACTAAGAACGTTTCGTGCAAAGCTTATGATTCTGGCTCGGGAATTAGTACTGGTTGCGGTTGCAGTCTTATTGGGGAAAGCAAACATCGGCCATGAGATTGCGCCGTTCGCGTTTGCCTTCTTTGTCGTCGTAACCGAGGCAGGTGGCAAACGGCAGAAGACGCTGGCCTTTGCGGCCGTCATCGGGGCCTTTTGGCGCGGTGGCATTACCGCAGCGGCGACCACCTTGATTGCGTTTTTGTTATACCGAGGGATTCGGTTGTTGTTTTCGGGTAAACGCCAACTTGACATTCACTTTATCCCCTTTGTCGCGGGCGTCATCGATATTGCGGTGCGATTAGCTGTTATCGGGACGGTCTGGACAAGATACGATATTCTCATGTCGCTGTCGGACGGTGCTCTCGTCATTATCCTCGCACTCGTCTTCATCCAATCACTGCCTCTCCTGATGGGTCATGAGCGCCCACGTACACTCCGACCCGAGGAGTTGATGAGCCTGACTATCCTCGTAGGTTCAGTTATCAGTGGCTTGAATGGCCTTTACGTTCATCAAGTCTCGGTGATGTCCGTCGTCGTAGACTGGGTCATCCTGGTCTTGGCATCAGCAGGAGGCCCGGGGGTTGGGGCCGCGGCAGCCATCACGGTCGGTATACTGTCTGTACTCGCGAGGGGAGAAACACTTGCTGAGGTGGCGGTGCTCGGTTTTGCAGGACTGTTGTCCGGCGTCATGAAGGAAGGCCGCAGGGTTTGGATGGGGTTGGCCTTTCTACTCAGTGTCGTCCTACTGTCAGCAGGTGTGCAGACAAATTGGACAACGGCCTGGCCGGTCTGGGCAGCCGCTCTGGCGGGGGCCGCATTCTTTGTCGCGACACCTCGCTCCCTGCGCACGGAATTGGCGGCATATATGCCTGGGACAGTTGAGCACCAGGTTTCGGAACAAGCCCGTGTACGTCGTATTCGCTCGCTCCTCTCAGAGCGAATGCAGGATCTTGGTCTCGTTTTTAACGAGTTATCGCGAACATATGCTGAAGGAGCGGATAGTCCACTTGTGTCAGCGCAGCAGTTACTGGACCACACCGTCGCGTCGACTGCGACGAGTGTCTGTCAGGGATGTGCAAGGCGCGTCAAGTGTTGGGAGAAGGAAGGATATTCGACCTACCAAGCAGTGACACATACCATTGAGCGGTTCGAGGCATCGCCATCGGGCAATGTGCTCCCTTCACCGGATCTGAAAGAGCGCTGCATTCGCATCGACGCCATGATGAACACATTGCGCCACCAGTTGGAAATCACCGACAGGGATGCAAAATGGATGGAGAAATTGCGAGAGCAAAACGACCTGGTCTCTGCTCAACTGACAGGGGTTGCGCATGTAATTGAATCCGTAGCCCGGGAAATTGACCGTGGCAACAGCCGCTCCTTGGCGGGGGAAGAGCAAATCCTGTCGGCTCTGGAACAACTCGGACTGTATGTCGATCACGTTCACATCGTCAGTCTCGAACCAGGCAAAGTGGAAATTGAGATCACGCAACCATCAATTGGCGCTTACGAGAACTCCGTTCGCATGATAGCGCCGCTGTTGTCTGGAATTGTTGGTGAAACCATTAGTGTCCGCCAGGTAGACAATCCAGAACACGGAGGTCCCTGTGTCAGTGTCTTCACGTCAGCTCGGGCCTATGAAGTGAGTACGGCGGTGGCAACGGCAGCACGGGATGGGAAGACCGTTTCCGGGGATTCGTACAGTGCGGTTGACCTCGGCAACGGGCGATTCTCTGTCGTTGTGAGCGATGGTATGGGCAACGGCGAGCGGGCCCGTCGAGAGTCAAAGGCGGCAGTGGAACTCCTGAAACAACTGCTGAAAGCCGGATTTGATGAGAAGCTTGCGATTCAGACTGTGAATTCCACACTCTTGTTGCGGTCTCGTGACGAGATGTTTACGACCCTGGACATGGCGCTGATTGACCTCTACTCTGCCGAAACACAGTTACTCAAGGTAGGTTCCGCTCCGAGTTACATCAAACGCGGCAAGTCCGTTCGAGCCATTTCTGGGGCTAGTATCCCGATTGGGATTTTACGAGATATCGAAGTTCACGCTATTGAGGAGCAATTTCATGACGGCGATTTACTCATTCTGATGTCTGATGGTGTCTACGACGCCCCGAACCAGTTGTATGACAAGGACGATTGGCTCCGTAGGCAAATCAGTCGGATGGAGACTGACGACCCGCAGTCGATTGCAGACACACTGCTTGAAGCCGCAGTCAGGTTGAATCACGGTGAGATTCACGATGATATGACTGTGCTGGTTGCCCGCATTGCTGCCAAGAAACCAGAGTGGGCGTCGATTAAGCTACCTGGCGTCACCGGACTGCGCCATCGAAGCAAGGGAGCGTAA
- the yabQ gene encoding spore cortex biosynthesis protein YabQ — MAQQWLYIVALALVGAIMGTVFDVYNTVTGAAKWFRWLRPLLDVVFWVVSAFAVYYVTLQMDSGRLRIYTFILLAIGYGLYRLLLHASVVSSAFRIVRFTERILRGVARVLEVLIWRPIRMMLRIVTRALHGLYRLGCKIESLLFFVLRGFAGRVLWPWLTRIPRMERSFLFLGQVWEEFWDRTSNYVRARFIRS; from the coding sequence ATGGCACAACAGTGGCTGTACATTGTGGCTCTGGCTCTCGTAGGTGCGATAATGGGAACGGTCTTTGACGTCTATAACACGGTGACTGGTGCCGCAAAATGGTTTCGTTGGCTAAGACCTTTGCTTGATGTGGTTTTTTGGGTCGTGTCCGCCTTTGCCGTATACTACGTGACGCTGCAGATGGACAGCGGGAGACTTCGTATATACACGTTTATACTGCTTGCGATTGGCTATGGACTGTACAGGCTGTTGCTTCATGCAAGCGTTGTATCGAGTGCCTTTCGCATTGTTCGCTTTACAGAAAGGATTCTCAGGGGCGTAGCGCGGGTTCTCGAAGTGCTCATTTGGCGTCCAATTCGAATGATGCTTCGTATCGTGACACGCGCCTTGCACGGACTGTATCGCTTGGGGTGCAAAATCGAATCGCTTTTGTTTTTCGTGTTACGCGGGTTCGCAGGGCGCGTGCTGTGGCCGTGGCTCACTAGAATTCCTCGGATGGAGAGAAGTTTTCTGTTCTTGGGCCAAGTCTGGGAGGAATTCTGGGACCGTACGTCGAACTATGTGCGGGCGAGATTTATTCGGTCGTAA
- a CDS encoding HU family DNA-binding protein, with protein MNKMDLINKVAEQAGLKKKDAEAAVNTVFGAIEEALAAGEKVQVIGFGTFETRKRAARSGRNPQTGETISIPESTVPAFKPGNRLKDLTK; from the coding sequence ATGAACAAAATGGATTTGATCAACAAGGTGGCTGAACAAGCCGGCTTAAAGAAAAAGGACGCAGAGGCAGCTGTAAACACCGTTTTTGGTGCCATTGAGGAAGCCTTGGCTGCAGGCGAAAAGGTCCAGGTCATCGGCTTTGGTACCTTCGAAACCCGCAAACGTGCTGCTCGTTCCGGCCGTAACCCGCAGACGGGGGAGACAATTTCTATCCCTGAGTCTACGGTGCCTGCTTTCAAGCCAGGCAACCGCCTGAAGGACCTGACCAAGTAA
- the mazG gene encoding nucleoside triphosphate pyrophosphohydrolase has translation MSVIHVVGLGPGDMSSLPLGTLQQLQSGKPLFFRTFVHPVAGQLLQEGLQAESFDDLYETGDSFETIYQQMAENLFRAATQHGEIVYAVPGHPLMAEQSVQNLLNASTRRSVEVAILSGQSFVDAVCVLLSVDPIDGLSILDGTALDSQRLNPTLHTLIVQVFDRKVASEVKLTLMEVFPDDYLVTVVRAAGVRGEERRETVPLHELDRVLWIDHLTTVYIPPSSKPEILKRDPWQVVNLVRRLREPGGCPWDRKQTHKSLRPYVLEEAYEVAEAIDNEDDFALTDELGDLFLQVLLHAQIGAEEGSFDVRDVFGALADKLIRRHPHVFGEEAARSLEEAEQFWQAAKSSEVVPPTATPSPELDMQAESTLFSKVKWSQPPIATSLALQKAAADIGFDWPDIDGVFAKIREETDEVAESLKRREAEPGGVTDEFGDLVFTVVNLARWLQVDVDTTLNLANRKFLRRILTVEKILQKSGQDFGMITPQQLDFYWNQSKAQEKTLPIED, from the coding sequence TTGTCTGTGATTCACGTTGTTGGTCTCGGCCCAGGAGATATGTCGTCACTGCCACTCGGGACCTTGCAGCAGCTGCAATCCGGGAAGCCACTATTTTTTCGCACATTTGTGCACCCTGTCGCTGGGCAACTGCTGCAGGAAGGTCTGCAAGCAGAGTCGTTTGATGACCTCTATGAAACGGGTGACAGTTTCGAAACCATCTATCAGCAAATGGCTGAAAACCTGTTTCGTGCCGCCACACAACATGGGGAAATCGTCTACGCAGTACCCGGGCATCCGTTGATGGCGGAACAGTCTGTTCAAAATCTCCTGAACGCGTCTACTCGGCGTAGCGTCGAAGTTGCCATTCTGTCAGGGCAGAGTTTTGTCGATGCTGTTTGTGTACTGCTGAGCGTCGATCCCATTGATGGACTGAGTATCCTCGATGGCACGGCGCTGGACAGTCAGCGGTTAAACCCAACGCTGCACACCTTGATTGTGCAAGTGTTTGACCGCAAAGTGGCATCCGAGGTCAAACTGACCTTGATGGAAGTTTTCCCTGACGACTACCTGGTGACAGTTGTTCGTGCTGCCGGCGTTCGAGGTGAGGAGCGCCGGGAGACCGTGCCGCTCCATGAACTCGACCGCGTTTTGTGGATTGACCACTTGACGACGGTCTATATTCCGCCAAGCTCAAAACCGGAAATCTTGAAGCGGGATCCTTGGCAAGTTGTCAACCTTGTCCGGCGCCTCAGGGAACCAGGGGGATGTCCCTGGGACCGTAAGCAGACGCACAAGAGCTTGCGCCCATATGTGCTTGAAGAGGCTTACGAGGTCGCAGAGGCCATTGACAATGAAGATGATTTCGCACTCACGGATGAGCTCGGGGATTTATTTCTGCAAGTGCTTCTTCACGCTCAGATTGGCGCTGAGGAAGGTAGTTTTGACGTTCGCGATGTGTTCGGGGCGCTTGCAGACAAACTGATTCGACGGCATCCGCACGTGTTTGGCGAAGAGGCAGCAAGGTCTCTTGAAGAGGCCGAGCAGTTCTGGCAAGCCGCTAAGTCAAGTGAAGTCGTCCCGCCGACAGCGACGCCTTCTCCCGAATTGGACATGCAGGCCGAAAGTACTCTGTTCTCAAAAGTAAAATGGTCACAACCACCGATAGCCACCAGTCTCGCTTTGCAGAAGGCTGCCGCTGACATCGGATTTGACTGGCCAGACATCGACGGCGTTTTCGCCAAAATCCGTGAAGAGACGGATGAAGTTGCAGAGTCTCTGAAACGACGTGAAGCCGAGCCGGGGGGCGTCACGGATGAGTTTGGTGACCTTGTTTTTACAGTGGTGAATCTGGCTCGCTGGTTGCAGGTTGATGTCGATACGACGCTAAATTTGGCGAATCGTAAGTTCTTGCGTCGAATATTGACAGTAGAGAAAATTTTGCAAAAAAGTGGGCAAGACTTTGGTATGATAACTCCACAGCAGCTCGATTTCTACTGGAATCAGAGTAAAGCGCAGGAAAAAACGTTGCCTATCGAGGATTGA
- a CDS encoding septum formation initiator family protein has translation MRRNPTFRLRYVLLAAVFVWAGYHYFTKQLPEYHALKGQETALTKQLQTLQGQHQALQKQEVQLQDPAYIMQYAAQHYNLVVPGQVSFDISH, from the coding sequence ATGCGCCGTAACCCGACGTTTCGACTACGCTACGTACTGTTAGCAGCTGTATTTGTTTGGGCTGGCTATCACTATTTCACGAAACAACTGCCCGAGTATCATGCTCTCAAGGGACAAGAAACCGCTCTTACGAAACAATTGCAGACCCTGCAAGGGCAGCATCAAGCGCTTCAAAAACAGGAAGTTCAACTGCAGGACCCGGCTTACATCATGCAGTACGCCGCACAGCATTATAATCTAGTTGTCCCAGGACAGGTCTCGTTTGATATTAGTCATTAA
- the yabP gene encoding sporulation protein YabP, translating to MLEGCTMTPSEGHDVSIRGRKKIEVTGVSSVESFDVNQFSLMTSGGPLAIRGTNLHMKHLDLEEGIVIIEGTLSSMDYTADGKSKKQSLAKRLFR from the coding sequence ATGTTGGAGGGCTGCACCATGACACCATCGGAGGGTCACGATGTTTCAATCCGTGGACGCAAGAAAATTGAGGTCACCGGTGTATCGAGCGTCGAGAGCTTCGATGTCAATCAATTCTCATTAATGACATCCGGAGGACCACTAGCCATACGTGGCACGAATCTGCACATGAAGCATCTCGACCTTGAAGAGGGTATTGTCATCATTGAGGGAACATTATCAAGTATGGACTACACTGCAGACGGTAAGAGTAAGAAGCAGTCTCTTGCCAAGCGGTTGTTCCGGTAG
- a CDS encoding RNA-binding protein S1, giving the protein MSIEVGSKLSGKVTGITHFGAFVLLPGGVTGLVHISEISHSYVKDIHEFLKVNDEVTVKVINVDKDGKIGLSIRQTVENPNPPASRPRNQHAHPHQRQTFEDKLSRFMKDSEDRLQALRRSESKRGGRGGRRG; this is encoded by the coding sequence ATGTCAATTGAAGTTGGCAGCAAGTTATCGGGTAAAGTGACGGGTATCACCCATTTTGGGGCATTTGTATTGCTGCCCGGAGGTGTGACAGGACTTGTTCACATCTCAGAGATATCTCACAGTTATGTGAAAGATATCCACGAGTTTCTGAAGGTTAATGACGAGGTGACAGTGAAGGTCATTAACGTTGATAAAGACGGTAAAATTGGGTTGTCTATTCGTCAAACCGTCGAGAACCCAAATCCGCCGGCGTCTCGTCCACGCAATCAGCATGCTCATCCGCACCAGCGTCAGACCTTTGAAGATAAATTATCTCGGTTTATGAAAGACAGTGAGGACCGTCTGCAGGCTCTGCGCCGAAGTGAATCGAAGCGCGGCGGCCGTGGTGGTCGACGGGGCTAA
- a CDS encoding phosphotransferase, whose protein sequence is MLQRPFPGLRFTTKWSGTPVVVEEMLGEGANGAVYRVRTPLGRAAMKVCTSSSDVAMEWSLLTSLGQGAKAFPKPMLIDDGPAEAPFFYVMEWIPGIPLNQAIEHRDFGTVIGAFEAIILALTDLHAARYAFCDLKPENVMVVHEPGGVAIRFVDVGGVTQFGRSVRQYTPLCDRAFFGVGTRKAEPSYDVSALLLGLLCAFLPGHGADLAKLDPLRRLRTVQQSMQDFPVPGLPMLFEALLQKRIVDAHDLWQAWNGLPETARRVSVKPRGRKNTAKRVVHTKRPSTSGQRVQQRGQHVSGKPRTRKTDWTEWVMWVSLGSAGFVCVAAWAVVLGWLP, encoded by the coding sequence ATGTTGCAGAGACCCTTCCCCGGACTTCGGTTTACCACCAAGTGGTCTGGTACACCCGTTGTCGTCGAAGAGATGCTTGGCGAGGGAGCGAATGGTGCGGTGTACCGAGTGCGAACACCGCTCGGAAGAGCCGCCATGAAGGTCTGTACCTCCAGTTCGGACGTTGCGATGGAATGGTCTCTTCTGACCTCTCTCGGACAGGGGGCGAAGGCGTTTCCGAAACCGATGTTGATTGACGACGGGCCTGCTGAGGCCCCTTTTTTCTACGTGATGGAATGGATTCCGGGGATTCCTCTCAATCAGGCCATCGAACATCGAGATTTTGGAACCGTAATTGGGGCATTCGAAGCTATCATCCTTGCGTTAACGGACTTGCATGCAGCACGGTACGCGTTTTGCGACCTCAAGCCGGAAAATGTGATGGTAGTCCATGAACCAGGCGGGGTTGCCATCCGGTTTGTTGACGTTGGTGGGGTCACGCAGTTTGGACGGTCAGTACGCCAGTACACTCCGCTCTGCGACCGAGCCTTTTTCGGCGTCGGAACGCGCAAGGCTGAGCCCAGTTACGACGTCTCTGCGCTGTTGCTCGGGCTTCTCTGTGCGTTTCTGCCGGGACATGGGGCAGATCTGGCCAAGTTGGACCCGCTACGCCGCCTTCGAACTGTCCAGCAATCGATGCAGGACTTTCCGGTTCCAGGTCTGCCGATGCTGTTTGAGGCACTGCTGCAAAAACGCATCGTCGACGCACATGACCTATGGCAGGCCTGGAATGGCCTCCCAGAGACTGCAAGACGCGTCAGTGTCAAACCACGAGGTAGAAAGAATACGGCCAAACGGGTTGTGCACACCAAACGGCCCAGTACATCCGGACAACGCGTGCAGCAGCGGGGGCAGCACGTTTCTGGCAAACCAAGGACTAGGAAAACGGACTGGACTGAGTGGGTGATGTGGGTTTCACTCGGGAGTGCCGGATTTGTATGTGTGGCCGCTTGGGCGGTCGTTCTCGGATGGCTGCCCTGA
- the dcd gene encoding dCTP deaminase, translated as MILSDAKIREMLDAGTLAISPLSDEQIQPASVDVRIGSHFLKIKEHQVGFISLDTETEYESFENDEIIIPPQSFLLATTLEYVKLPNHLTAFVEGRSSIGRMGLFIQNAGWVDPGFEGQITLELYNANRLPIKLIRGWRICQLVFAQMDQAAERPYQGKYQGQRDATGSRIYQDRS; from the coding sequence GTGATTTTGTCCGACGCAAAAATTCGAGAAATGCTGGATGCAGGGACCCTGGCCATTTCGCCATTGTCTGATGAACAAATCCAACCTGCTTCTGTGGACGTCAGAATCGGCAGCCATTTTCTGAAAATCAAGGAACATCAGGTAGGATTCATCTCACTAGATACCGAGACCGAATATGAGTCGTTCGAGAACGACGAGATTATCATTCCTCCACAGTCATTCCTGCTCGCGACGACACTTGAGTATGTAAAGCTTCCAAATCATTTGACCGCATTTGTGGAAGGGCGCAGCTCGATTGGACGCATGGGGTTGTTCATTCAAAATGCAGGATGGGTTGACCCGGGTTTTGAGGGGCAGATTACGCTGGAACTTTATAATGCCAACCGTTTGCCCATCAAGTTGATTCGCGGGTGGAGAATTTGCCAGTTGGTGTTCGCTCAGATGGACCAAGCTGCAGAGCGTCCCTACCAAGGCAAATACCAAGGACAGCGTGACGCGACAGGAAGTCGCATTTATCAGGACAGATCCTGA
- a CDS encoding polysaccharide biosynthesis protein produces the protein MSTGQGFVRGAMLLAGAAILTKLLGSVYTIVLQNIIGDHGMGLFQMAYPIYATLLAMATAGFPVAISKLVSERLALYDHQGVSQVFQVAMLLLSALGIGTFVVLFFGAHFWAEIAGDPEATWAIRAISPALLIVPILSAIRGYFQGYQWMEPTASSQIVEQFVRVATILGLAVWLINQGYGQGIAAAGAAFGAVTGAFAGFLLLLVYWKKRHPERTVGDGAVTKMSSGALVRRLIYYAFPISLGALVVPLMNNIDVVTVVNLLKHAGDGQGAATTEFGLLSGRAFKLMMLPTTLAAGIGIAVMPAVSEAFTLGYRRLMNERIDMAIRLTVMLALPAAAGLALLAAPVDVALFKDTAGYVTIQVMAYATVFASLQTTLAAVLQGSGRVYLPVYNLLIACVVKALLNVVLVPLYGIQGAAVATVISYAVAAILNLYGMNRYLGTKTLWLRWFGKPLFATFIMSGFVYAALRQWERWRPFVSHRLEAALACILLVTIGIIIYGAALLASASIAERELRQVPRVGNTLANLCIALGIVRRGQ, from the coding sequence TTGAGTACAGGGCAAGGGTTTGTCCGTGGTGCAATGTTACTGGCTGGAGCGGCAATACTGACCAAACTGCTTGGCTCGGTGTACACAATCGTACTTCAAAATATTATCGGCGACCACGGGATGGGCTTGTTTCAAATGGCCTACCCGATTTATGCAACGCTGCTTGCCATGGCGACTGCAGGATTCCCCGTTGCCATTTCGAAACTTGTCTCGGAGCGATTGGCCCTTTATGACCATCAAGGGGTCTCCCAAGTCTTTCAAGTCGCAATGTTGCTTTTATCGGCACTCGGGATTGGAACCTTCGTCGTCCTATTTTTCGGCGCGCATTTCTGGGCGGAAATCGCCGGCGATCCCGAGGCGACATGGGCTATTCGAGCCATCTCTCCGGCACTTCTAATCGTCCCGATTCTGAGTGCGATTCGCGGATATTTTCAAGGTTATCAGTGGATGGAACCGACGGCATCCTCGCAAATTGTGGAGCAGTTTGTCCGCGTTGCAACGATACTTGGTCTGGCTGTATGGCTTATCAACCAGGGTTACGGTCAGGGAATCGCTGCCGCCGGTGCAGCGTTTGGAGCTGTGACAGGGGCGTTTGCAGGGTTTTTGCTGCTCCTCGTGTACTGGAAGAAACGTCATCCGGAGCGTACTGTGGGGGACGGTGCTGTTACAAAGATGTCGTCTGGGGCACTTGTGCGGCGTCTTATCTATTATGCGTTTCCGATTTCCCTTGGGGCCCTGGTTGTACCTCTGATGAACAATATCGACGTGGTGACGGTCGTGAACCTTCTCAAGCATGCGGGGGACGGGCAAGGCGCTGCGACAACGGAGTTTGGACTGTTAAGCGGACGGGCATTCAAGCTGATGATGCTCCCGACCACACTTGCTGCAGGGATTGGCATCGCCGTGATGCCTGCCGTGTCCGAGGCGTTCACACTTGGTTACAGGCGGTTGATGAACGAGCGAATTGACATGGCCATCCGTCTCACCGTGATGCTGGCGCTTCCTGCAGCCGCCGGGCTCGCACTCTTGGCAGCACCCGTGGATGTCGCGCTGTTCAAGGATACTGCAGGCTATGTGACGATACAGGTGATGGCCTACGCGACCGTTTTTGCCAGCCTTCAAACCACGCTGGCCGCTGTTCTACAGGGTTCGGGAAGGGTTTATCTGCCAGTTTACAACCTACTCATTGCTTGTGTCGTCAAGGCTCTCCTGAACGTTGTTCTGGTGCCGCTGTATGGCATTCAGGGTGCAGCAGTTGCAACCGTCATCAGCTATGCGGTTGCGGCAATCTTGAACCTGTACGGCATGAACCGCTACTTAGGGACAAAAACCTTATGGCTGCGTTGGTTTGGTAAACCACTGTTCGCGACATTCATCATGTCTGGTTTCGTGTATGCGGCTTTACGTCAATGGGAGCGGTGGCGGCCGTTTGTTTCGCATCGGTTGGAAGCTGCCTTGGCTTGTATCCTTCTCGTAACGATTGGTATCATCATCTACGGGGCGGCGCTCCTTGCGAGTGCGTCCATCGCCGAACGGGAACTTCGTCAAGTACCACGGGTTGGTAACACGCTCGCGAACTTGTGTATCGCCCTTGGAATCGTCCGGCGAGGACAGTAA
- a CDS encoding DUF2759 family protein, with translation MQQYLHPWLVAIFLLVFTVMSIIGMIRLFRDRNALGTVLLLLSTLIFGYSTWVAATLHT, from the coding sequence GTGCAACAATACCTTCATCCATGGCTGGTCGCAATTTTCCTCTTGGTTTTCACAGTGATGTCGATTATTGGTATGATTCGATTATTTCGCGATCGCAACGCCCTGGGAACAGTACTCTTATTACTTTCTACCTTGATTTTTGGCTACAGCACTTGGGTTGCGGCGACCTTGCACACCTGA
- the cmpA gene encoding cortex morphogenetic protein CmpA encodes MPDWLQSQLRKAFQNRDRKAIQMLNQAFFRYRAAKA; translated from the coding sequence ATGCCGGACTGGCTACAGAGTCAACTGCGTAAGGCGTTCCAGAATCGCGACAGGAAAGCCATTCAAATGCTGAACCAGGCTTTCTTTCGGTACCGGGCCGCTAAAGCGTAA
- a CDS encoding RNA-binding S4 domain-containing protein produces the protein MRLDKFLKASRLIKRRTVAKEVADAGRISVNGRVAKAGTEVAVGDTITIRYAGRTVEVRTLVLTENPRKEAAEEMYELISDSGRQGTAPTDDFE, from the coding sequence TTGCGCCTTGACAAGTTTTTAAAGGCCTCACGCTTAATCAAGCGACGTACGGTGGCCAAAGAAGTCGCGGATGCTGGTCGCATCTCGGTAAATGGACGGGTTGCTAAAGCGGGAACTGAAGTAGCTGTGGGAGATACCATCACGATTCGCTATGCGGGTCGAACGGTCGAAGTGAGAACGCTTGTGCTCACAGAAAACCCCAGAAAAGAAGCTGCAGAAGAGATGTATGAGCTCATTTCGGACAGCGGACGCCAGGGCACTGCCCCGACCGATGATTTTGAGTGA